The uncultured Methanobrevibacter sp. DNA window ATGGAGTTTTTGGTTCTATGGCAATGTAATTTTCTGAATAGTCAATATTTTCAAAAGTATCCGGAAATGTTTCTTTATCCATCAGATAAACTGATTCATAATCAATTTGACGTTTTGTACCATAATTATCCGCACTTCTATATGCAAGCAGCTCATAAGTATAATCAGATAATGGCAAGCTAATTGCAGCAATTGATCCGATAATCCCCCTGCCTTTTTTGAATTTATGAATTTCACAACCGACAGATTTTCCAAATTTTTCTGCTTCCTCAATTGTAATGAACTCATAAATGGCTCTAAATGCATAATTTTCCATTTCTTCAGTGATTTCCCCATCATAAAAAATTACGCCAGGATTTGTATTGTCACAGTCAAACATCGATAGCTTTTCCACTTCATTCAGGACGATTTCTCGAGCCAAATCAGCCTTTTCATTATTTAAAATTTTTAAACTGACCCCACCATTTCCCCGAGTTTTGAATCTTGCAAACGGATTTAACCTGATTAACCTAGGATAGTCAACAAGTTCTATCGCATTATCCTTAAATTCATTAATTATCTGACTTGCCAAATAAGTGGTACACATCCCATCGGGAGAGTCCGTATCATCTATTCCAATATATAAATACTTAATTACAATCACCTTCAAATAATAACATATATTACAGTTATAAGAATATATAGTTTACAAAGAGGTAAGTTAATATGTTAACTAGAAGCCAATTGTTACATAATATTGAAAAACTATTAAAATCCCAAGGTTATAAAACTTCAGATATTTATGACCAAGGTTCTTTCGATATAGTGGCACGTAAAAAACTACTCATCCTACTTTTAAAAACATTTCAAAATATAGACAGCATCAATGAGACAAACGCTCATGAAATGAAACAATTGGCCAATATTTTTCTTGCTTCCCCAATCATTATCGGAGAAAGATCAAGAAACGGTTTTCTAGAAGAGGGAGTAATCTACGAAAGATACGACATTCCCACCATTGGCTTTGAAACCTTGAAAAACATGATTCTTTATAATGAATATCCTGAAATTCTGGCGGACAGAGGAGGATATTTTGTTAAGATTGACGGCAATGTGATAAAACAATATCGTGAGGAGTATTCATTATCCCTAAAAGACTTGGCGGATTTGGCCCATGTTTCAAGGGCGACAATGTACAAATATGAAAACGAAATTGTTCGCGCCAATACTGAAACTGCCATGATTTTAGAAGAGA harbors:
- a CDS encoding tRNA(Ile)(2)-agmatinylcytidine synthase — translated: MIVIKYLYIGIDDTDSPDGMCTTYLASQIINEFKDNAIELVDYPRLIRLNPFARFKTRGNGGVSLKILNNEKADLAREIVLNEVEKLSMFDCDNTNPGVIFYDGEITEEMENYAFRAIYEFITIEEAEKFGKSVGCEIHKFKKGRGIIGSIAAISLPLSDYTYELLAYRSADNYGTKRQIDYESVYLMDKETFPDTFENIDYSENYIAIEPKTPCPVLYGIRSNNVDSLHTAKNIVKVGEPIVDWCIFKTNQHTDMHIQKADNISDMKQYGCYEVIGEVKNVPKIIDGGHMFFFIFDESGEIECGAYEPTKNFRKIVSNLRPGDVIKVFGGIGEQNTFNIEKFQMLKLNDVEYQNPICACGKRMTSAGKNKGFKCKKCGKKITSDKKVPIKITRNLKNYQFYETPVSARRHLSKPICRMNLI
- a CDS encoding transcriptional regulator, giving the protein MLTRSQLLHNIEKLLKSQGYKTSDIYDQGSFDIVARKKLLILLLKTFQNIDSINETNAHEMKQLANIFLASPIIIGERSRNGFLEEGVIYERYDIPTIGFETLKNMILYNEYPEILADRGGYFVKIDGNVIKQYREEYSLSLKDLADLAHVSRATMYKYENEIVRANTETAMILEEILNTKVTLDIDLLKQPQKEDIEFSNVDDTLDLSKLGYGVVSTNKSPFDAVAKMKTSEKQSPLMANVEKNRTEKTLKRMAVPLKDLSVVTTSEPVFIINNEKIKESIGTIPVIKSWELKEFENSKELLKMIKERKEN